In the Pontibacillus sp. HMF3514 genome, GTGCACGTGCCGCAATTGAAGATATAAAAGGGAATCGACAGCAAATTGTCATTGACGAGATTCCATTTGAAGTCAATAAAGCGACGCTAGTAAAGAAAATGGACGAGTTACGCCTAGATAAAAAAGTAGAAGGCATTGCAGAAGTGCGTGATGAAACAGATCGCACAGGCCTTCGAATCGTAGTTGAACTTAAGAAAAATGCTGATAGTGAAGGCGTACTAAACTTTTTATATAAAGCTACGGATTTACAGATTAATTACAACTTCAATATGGTAGCCATTCAGGATAAAACACCTAAGCTGTTAAGTCTTCAATCTATTTTAGACTCTTATATTTCACACCAGCGTGAAGTTGTTACACGTCAATCTCAACATGATTTACGTAAAGCGAAAGAACGTGCTCATATTGTTGAAGGTCTTATGAAGGCTATATCCATTTTGGATGATGTTATTTCTACAATCCGAGCTTCTAAAGACAAGCAAGATGCGAAGAAACAAATTATGAATGCCTTTGGTTTTACAGATGCTCAAGCAGAAGCTATTGTAAATCTTCAATTGTATCGTTTAACGAACACAGACATTACATCTCTTGAAAAAGAGTCTGAAGAGTTAAAGCAAAAGATTGAGGAGCTTGAAACCATCTTAAATAATGAAAATAAGCTTCTAAACGTAATCAAGAAAGATCTTCGCTCAATTAAAAAGCAGTACTCAACATCTCGTAAAACCAAGATTGAAGAGAAAGTGGAAGAACTTAAGATTAATTTAGAGGTTACAGTACCTAGTGAAGATGTATTGGTTTCGGTAACGAAGGAAGGGTACACAAAACGCACGAGTCTTCGTTCATATGCAGCCTCAAATGGAGCAGACTTCGCTATGAAGGATGGAGACCATTTACTAGGCTTATTTGAAATCAATACAACCGATACACTTCTTTTATTCACGAACAAAGGAAATTACTTATTCTTACCGGTTCACGAGCTGCCAGATATCCGTTGGAAGGATCTCGGACAGCATGTAGCAAATATCATAACGATTGATAAAGATGAGCATCTCATCCGTGCTATTCCTATTCGTGATTTCTCTGAAGAGAAGTACCTTATGTTTGTAACGAAAAATGGTATGATTAAACGAAGCGAGTTAGGTTTATATCAAGCACAACGCTACTCCAAGCCTCTAGTAGGGATAAACATCAAGGGTGAAGACGAGCTGGTTGATGTTCATATAACAGATGGCCACTGTGATGTATTCCTTGCTTCCAATAAGGGGTATGGATTGTGGTATCACGAATCTGAAGTTAAACCGATTGGTCAACGAGCTGCAGGTGTGAAAGCTATGCAATTGAAAGATGATGAGTGGGTCGTAGGTGGAAAAGTGTTTGGTGATTTAACAGATCCATCTCTTGTATTAATTACACAGCGTGGAGCAGTAAAACGAATGAAATTGAAGGAGTTCGAAAAGTCTTCTCGAGCGAAGAAAGGCGTAGTCATGCTCAGAGAGTTGAAACGAAATCCTCACCGTGTCGCAGGCATAGAAATTGTTCATGATGAAGATATACTTTATTTTGAAACAGAAAGCGGTACAGTAGATGAATTTATGCCACTTAAGCTAAAACCAAGCGATCGTTACAGTAATGGATCGTTTGTGATTGATACAGATGAAACAGGTGAAGTCATCAAGCTTTGGAAAGCAAAAGATTATGAGAAAGTATTTGATGATGGAGAAGATGGAGATTCACAATAATATAATTATGTAAACTAAAAAGCCCAGAGCCTAACATTATGCTCTGGGCTGAATTTATAATTAGAAATCGTACGTTAGGCATGATGTACTTTCTAAAGAATTAAAAAGTAAACGTATCCATTACATCCTGCGTATAGGCAGAATAATCAAATTGATTCGCAATGCTATGAATTGGATAATCTTCCTTTTCTTTGATTTGTCGGAAATCCGCAATACTCTGACCAAAAGCGACCCCTTCATCTGTAACCACTTTTACTGGAGCTTTTTGATAAATAACCTCATTCCCATTCATCATAGCCCAGAAAGGTAGTAAATCATGAATAGGTACACCTTGGATTGGTACAGAAGATTTTTTCTGGTAAAAAGCAAAATAGTGTTCAAACATAGGGGATAAAATATTTCCTATAGCTTCGTTTTTGCAGTTTTCCCCCATATATTTAATCATAGATTTTGTTAATATTGCCTGACTTGTAACATTTAAAGGGAAAATCTTTACGTTGTCTGCTAATGTAAGTACCAGGTTTGCTGCATAGGGATCTCCGTAAATATTTGCTTCCGCAACAGGAGTCACATTACCAGGATAAAAGAAGGCACCACCCATAATATAGATATCGTTTACCAGGTCACTAACGTCAGGATAAACAACAAATAAAGTAGCTAATGAAGATAATCGACCTATATTAACGATGGTTATATCATTTTTGTTCTCTAAGATTAAATCAATTGCTTTTTCATAATTGTCGATGGTAAAGTCTTTAATGGACTGTGTATCAGGCTCCCATGGACCAAGGCCATATTCTCCGTGAATTTCAGGAAAGTATTCTGGATAAACCCCAGTATAAGGGTGGTAAGCACCTTGAATTATAGAAAGTTTCCCTTCAGCTTGTGTGAGTGCTCGAAGGAATAAAGCATTTTGTTCAGCATTTTTCCTCGGGATATTACCATACCCTGTAACAACACCAACTACTTCTATATCTTCTTTGAAATTTGCGTAGAGTAAAGCAAAAACATCATCTACTCCAAAATCTCCAAAAAACAACACCTTTTTAGGCATACACAACCTCCTTTGACCAAAGACGTATGATCATAGTCTATTTACAATTCATTTCCAATATACATCATCTTCTTAAATTACTACAAGAAGCCTAATATTTCACCAATACTTAGTAGTAACTCCGAATATAAAAAAAGAAATGCAAAAAACATTTAATCATACAGCTTATAGTCCAATAAATCTATATTTTAATGAATCATTTGTATTTTCAGAAATTTATGATAAAATTATCTACAAATTGGTGAAAGCGCTGTCACATGATGAGGAGATGATGTATGACGGATCTAAAAGAACGAATCATTCAATCATCCTTAGAGTTATTTGAAAAACATGGATACCATGGTGTATCTATTAATCAAATTGTAGAGCACTGTGGAGCATCTAAAGGAGGCTTTTATCACTATTTTCACTCTAAAGATGAACTCTTGTATGTGATACATGATACGTTTATTACATATGTATTAGAGAAAGCCAATCAAGCAAAACAAACCTACAACAATCCAACTGAGAAATTACAAGCCATCATAGAATCCTTTGTAAAAGTATTTGACTTATACAAACCACACATTTCTGTATTCTACCAAGAAAGCACATATCTAAAACCTGACTATGAAGAACTGATTAAAAAGAAACGAGATCAATTTAAGCAAAACATTTTTGAGGTACTACAAGAAGGGCAAGACAAAGGAGAATTCCGTTCTATACTACCAGTCGAAATAACTGGTATGGCTGTGCTAGGCATGGTGAACTGGACGTATAAATGGTATCGAAAAAATGGAGAGAAAGATATTGAGGAAATCTCTCATGTTTTTGTCGATTTAATTCTTCATTCCGTCCTTACTGGAGAAACCTTACAACAAGATCGTTATAATGATTTCTTTCTTCAAACAAAAATGAATAGCTAGGAAGTATTTTTTATTTGGTTAGCACCGACCAACCAGTCGGTATCTACAATATAAAGGGGAGAAACGATATGGATTTTTCTTTAACAAAAGAACAAGAAATGACAAGAAAGATGGTACGAGATTTTGCTCAGGAGAAGATTGCTCCACGTGCTGTAGAAATGGATATTAACTCTGAATTTCCAAAGGATATTTTCGATGAGATGGGTAAATTAGGTCTT is a window encoding:
- the parC gene encoding DNA topoisomerase IV subunit A is translated as MAETEKYMDLPLEEVLGDRFGRYSKYIIQDRALPDVRDGLKPVQRRILYAMDQERNTHDKPYRKSAKTVGTVIGNYHPHGDTSVYDAMVRLSQDWKVRNGLVEMHGNNGSVDGDPPAAMRYTEARLSSISSQLLRDIDKETVDFIPNFDDTIQEPVVLPAKFPNLLVNGSTGISAGYATEIPPHNLEEVIDAVIMKIDKPNVTVDDLMTAIKGPDFPTGGIIQGVEGIKQAYETGKGKIFVRARAAIEDIKGNRQQIVIDEIPFEVNKATLVKKMDELRLDKKVEGIAEVRDETDRTGLRIVVELKKNADSEGVLNFLYKATDLQINYNFNMVAIQDKTPKLLSLQSILDSYISHQREVVTRQSQHDLRKAKERAHIVEGLMKAISILDDVISTIRASKDKQDAKKQIMNAFGFTDAQAEAIVNLQLYRLTNTDITSLEKESEELKQKIEELETILNNENKLLNVIKKDLRSIKKQYSTSRKTKIEEKVEELKINLEVTVPSEDVLVSVTKEGYTKRTSLRSYAASNGADFAMKDGDHLLGLFEINTTDTLLLFTNKGNYLFLPVHELPDIRWKDLGQHVANIITIDKDEHLIRAIPIRDFSEEKYLMFVTKNGMIKRSELGLYQAQRYSKPLVGINIKGEDELVDVHITDGHCDVFLASNKGYGLWYHESEVKPIGQRAAGVKAMQLKDDEWVVGGKVFGDLTDPSLVLITQRGAVKRMKLKEFEKSSRAKKGVVMLRELKRNPHRVAGIEIVHDEDILYFETESGTVDEFMPLKLKPSDRYSNGSFVIDTDETGEVIKLWKAKDYEKVFDDGEDGDSQ
- a CDS encoding nucleoside hydrolase — encoded protein: MPKKVLFFGDFGVDDVFALLYANFKEDIEVVGVVTGYGNIPRKNAEQNALFLRALTQAEGKLSIIQGAYHPYTGVYPEYFPEIHGEYGLGPWEPDTQSIKDFTIDNYEKAIDLILENKNDITIVNIGRLSSLATLFVVYPDVSDLVNDIYIMGGAFFYPGNVTPVAEANIYGDPYAANLVLTLADNVKIFPLNVTSQAILTKSMIKYMGENCKNEAIGNILSPMFEHYFAFYQKKSSVPIQGVPIHDLLPFWAMMNGNEVIYQKAPVKVVTDEGVAFGQSIADFRQIKEKEDYPIHSIANQFDYSAYTQDVMDTFTF
- a CDS encoding TetR/AcrR family transcriptional regulator → MTDLKERIIQSSLELFEKHGYHGVSINQIVEHCGASKGGFYHYFHSKDELLYVIHDTFITYVLEKANQAKQTYNNPTEKLQAIIESFVKVFDLYKPHISVFYQESTYLKPDYEELIKKKRDQFKQNIFEVLQEGQDKGEFRSILPVEITGMAVLGMVNWTYKWYRKNGEKDIEEISHVFVDLILHSVLTGETLQQDRYNDFFLQTKMNS